The sequence TATCTATCAAATTGAATTCTACAGAATTCATTCTCTTATGATAAAGTAGGTGTACCTATATAGGATGGTTGACTTGTGATCAGAATAAATTTTGCAACTTTTTTGGGTACTTGTGTTGGGATCTTGCATATAGAACTAAAACTTTTACTTGTATTAAGTTAACGGAAACAGTTGATTCCGTGTGATCTGTTTGGATCAGGGTTATATAATATCCTCTAGTAGTCTTGTTACATACATGTGTATAGATCTATCAATTTCTTGATTTTCTTCTAGGTAATTGCTGTACGAATGCAGTTAGTAAATGGAATCTAATTAGGGCAATCATACATGATCAATTTCTATGAATTTGAATCGTAATCCGAGGATTTGAATATTTGTTAGCTTTTTTCAGAGTACTATGTATGTGATTTGATTTACTAACTCTTAGTTTGTTTACTTGGTTGATTATTTCAGGAATTCAACATTGAGAAATTACAATTAGTGGAGGCAGAGAAAAAGAAGATACGACAAGAGTATGAACGCAAACAGAAGCAAGTTGAAGTTAGAAAGAAAATGTAAAGCTCTTTAAAAATTTGTTACTCGTTTATTCATGTACATTATTTGCAGCATCTTGTTTCTTTCGTGTCAAATCTTAATCGGTTTAATACACCGAGTATGGCAATCATGTTATTTGTCGGTGATGTTAGATAGTTACATGAATTTGATGCTTTACTTATCTATCCATTTTTAACAAGAAAATTGTGGGGGGAGATGTCACAACATCCCTGTGTGTAGTCACTAAAATCATCCTCATAGTAGTGACACTCGCATGCGAATTATCTGGCTTTAACTATCAAAATATGTGCTTTTAGGATTTTGAACAGTGGTTCTTTTTATACAAGTTGAAAAGGACTAAAACTTTTAAGTATATTTTATCTGATTGCACTTCACAATGTTTGTTGCAGTGAATATTCCATGCAGCTCAATGCGTCTCGTATAAAGGTCCTTCAAGCTCAGGATGACTTGGTTACTGCCATGAGAGAGGCAGCATCAAAGGATCTTTTGAATGTGAGCcatcacaagtttcaacatcatcaTAACTACGAGGGACTCGTGAAATCTCTCATCGTCCAGGTACTTATACATCTATTAAAATGCCAAATAATAGCCAAACATAGTATCACCTGAAGATGTGCGCTTggggaaaatgaaaaaaaaaaagtatCGAATTATGCTACATTGTGCCACACGATTTCATCTAGTTATTACTTTATATGTATATGATTGTATAATCAAATTATCTGAAGATCAGGGAGAAGGATTCCTGGGGATCAAAAGCTATACAAACATGTCTAAACTGCAAATTTTATGTTCTTTATTATATGTTATAGTAAATTTTAATATGTTATTCGGGGGTCAAAATGGGCCGAATAGTGTTATCTCAAACGCCTTCTGTAAACTTTTATAATGTTGTTATAAGAATAGTTAATTGTAAGTATGATATATTGATATGCATGCTTACGACTACTTTAAACATATTAAACCCATTCACATTTGAGCAGCTTTTTCACCCTCTGTCCCATTGCAAGTGTCATGTTTTGACTTTTGAAAGTCTACTTTTCAACTATGACTTTAATTTGTTGTATTGTGTTATATAATACCTTATGAAAGTTATaccaatgaaaacacatttaaaatCCAATCaattcatataattttcattaCAAATTATGTAACACAAAAAAATATTTGAAGTCGAAGTTGAAAAAGAGACTTTCAAAAGTTAAAACATGACACTTATAATGGCACGGAGGGAGTATTTAACTCGCCAAAGATAAAACATAACACAAAGCGACTTATTCATTATTAATTGGGTCCAAACTTCAACCTCATGGAACAGGCAATATATTTCGTTTAAAAAGTTTGGGAAAGTGGAGTGAATAATCTTTGGATGCTAAGACTTAATTTCACAATATTTTTTTGAGTGAGATTCTTTGCCATTAGAACACTTTTAGCCAACAATTATGTGTTTCAGGGTTTACTCAGATTGAAAGAACCAGCTGTCCTGTTGCGTTGCCGGAAAGAAGACGTGCATATTGTGAATTCTGTTTTGCACGCAGCAAAGGCAGAATATGGAGAGAAAACACATGTTCATGAACCTGAGATCATAGTTGACACCATCCACCTTCCACCAGCCCCTTCTCATGACGATCCTCATGCTCTTTCCTGGTAATTTTTATTTTCAAGCGTAATTATGCAAAGCTATACTACAGAGTTATATACTCTATTTTTTTTAGTTCTCCATTTTTAATGATAGTTTTATTGATTTGTTTCTTTCATAAATGTCATGTACTTGAGAGCCTGGAAAACACACACTTATAATGTCTTTTTGGATTTTCAGCTCTGGAGGTGTAGTTTTGGCTTCTCGGGATGGTAAAATTGTGTTTGAAAACACACTTGATGCTCGTTTGGATGTTATATTCCGTGGGAAACTTCCAGAGGTACCTTTATTTACAGCCTATATTTATACTTAAGAAAGCTCTAGAAGTTGCGTATCCTCATCCGAACGCACATATGGGTTATGTGTATGTGTCATATATTGGCGTCTTTTTATACGCAGCTGGTTATTGTTTCAAAACATTTTCACGAAACAATTATGCAATACTCCAGTTGACTAAAAAATCCGATATCTCAGTGACAGCAtccaatatttgaaaaatatacatAGAAGATACTCAATTTGACCAAAGGCTTTGTCAACCGGTAATTCGTACA comes from Rutidosis leptorrhynchoides isolate AG116_Rl617_1_P2 chromosome 4, CSIRO_AGI_Rlap_v1, whole genome shotgun sequence and encodes:
- the LOC139839630 gene encoding V-type proton ATPase subunit E-like, whose amino-acid sequence is MNDSDVSKQIQQMVRFIRQEADEKANEISVSAEEEFNIEKLQLVEAEKKKIRQEYERKQKQVEVRKKIEYSMQLNASRIKVLQAQDDLVTAMREAASKDLLNVSHHKFQHHHNYEGLVKSLIVQGLLRLKEPAVLLRCRKEDVHIVNSVLHAAKAEYGEKTHVHEPEIIVDTIHLPPAPSHDDPHALSCSGGVVLASRDGKIVFENTLDARLDVIFRGKLPEIRRRLFSQAAAA